From the genome of Vicia villosa cultivar HV-30 ecotype Madison, WI linkage group LG2, Vvil1.0, whole genome shotgun sequence, one region includes:
- the LOC131652515 gene encoding uncharacterized protein LOC131652515, which yields MAATNPLSLSCSSQTHTSPHFLLPRKPFLLLSTRHSKSNHYARPKSLRLTTTCKATQVSLTEESSPSGNWVPVVPVSALPRGERRVIIQEGETILLLWYKDQIFAIENRSPAEGAYSEGLKNAKLTQDGCIVCPTTDSTFDLRTGEIKEWYPNNPVLRVLTPALRSLFVYPVKTDEKNIYISISGGFKSDAATEIVFSGKAQPGITASDVNVDEVKMVVDETQLGFGFSRKNEIINGKAAVIGFLLLLDFELLTGKGLLKGTGFLDFIYSASNALN from the exons ATGGCTGCCACCAACCCTCTATCCCTTTCCTGCTCCTCCCAAACACACACTTCTCCCCATTTCCTTCTCCCTCGTAAACCTTTCCTTCTCCTTTCCACTCGCCACTCAAAGTCAAACCACTATGCACGCCCAAAGTCTCTCCGACTCACCACCACCTGTAAAGCCACACAAGTGTCCCTCACTGAAGAGTCGTCTCCTTCCGGAAACTGGGTTCCGGTAGTGCCAGTGTCAGCTCTGCCTAGAGGAGAGCGGCGCGTGATTATTCAAGAAGGGGAAACGATACTGCTTCTTTGGTATAAAGATCAAATATTCGCCATTGAAAATAGGTCACCTGCTGAAGGTGCATACTCCGAAGGATTGAAAAATGCTAAGCTCACTCAG GATGGTTGTATAGTTTGTCCAACAACTGATAGCACATTTGATCTAAGAACAGGAGAGATCAAAGAATGGTATCCAAACAATCCTGTTTTGCGAGTCCTAACGCCGGCTTTGAGGAGTCTCTTTGTATATCCTGTCAAAACAGATGAAAAAAACATTTACATCAGCATCTCAGGAGGTTTCAAATCTGATGCTGCTACTGAAATTGTCTTTAGCGGGAAGGCGCAGCCCGGTATAACAGCATCCGATGTCAATGTCGATGAG GTTAAAATGGTGGTTGATGAGACTCAACTGGGATTCGGCTTTAGTAGAAAGAACGAAATAATAAACGGTAAAGCGGCTGTTATTGGATTCCTTCTGTTGTTGGATTTTGAACTTTTAACAGGAAAGGGACTCTTAAAAGGAACAGGTTTCTTGGATTTCATATACTCCGCGTCTAATGCTCTCAATTAG
- the LOC131652516 gene encoding light-mediated development protein DET1 isoform X1, producing MYYRSSNIASRIFDRQICTPAPGTNVHHVRRFYENLVPSYTVYEVEFPDHSFRKITDDGQYLISFSRNHQELIVYRPRWLSFSCTDEDCDKHDLPAKARRFDSFFTQLYCVPLVSCNELICKDFFLYMESNKFGLFATSTAQIHDAPAVGGAVQGVPSIEKITFHLLRMEDGEILDKKVFSNDFVNLTHNMGVFLYDDLLAIVSLRYQIIHILQIRDSGNLVHVRAIGEFCREDDELFLNSNAQGMALSNRNKQHQVPENHVENHIHQGQPNMGNSFLSGIKQRLLSFIFQGLWNEETDDTLRIQRLRNKFYFHFQDYVDLIIWKVQFLDRHHLLIKFGSVDGGPQVSRNADHHPAFVAVYNMDTTEIVSFYQNSADELYLLFEKFCDHFHVTSRNLMYMNFISSHSNNIHALEQLRSIKDKASNSSQFVKKMLASLPFSCQSQSPSPYFDQSLFRFDDKLISATDRHRQSTDHPIKFILRNSPHTLKFKIKPGPEAGSMDGRAKKISSFLFHPFLPFALSIQQTMFLQPSVVNIHFRR from the exons ATGTACTACAGAAGCAGCAATATTGCGTCTAGGATTTTCGATAGACAAATTTGCACTCCTGCTCCTGGCACTAAT GTTCATCATGTCCGGCGATTCTATGAAAATTTGGTGCCTAGTTACACAGTATATGAGGTTGAGTTCCCTGACCATTCATTTCGTAAAATCACAGATGATGGTCAGTACCTTATAAGTTTCAGCAGAAATCATCAGGAGTTGATTGTTTATAGACCTAGATGGCTTTCTTTTTCATGCACTGACGAAgattgtgataaacatgatttgcCGGCAAAAGCGAGGAGATTTGACAGTTTTTTCACCCAATTATATTGTGTACCACTTGTTTCTTGTAATGAACTTATCTGTAAAGATTTCTTTCTTTACATGGAGAGTAATAAATTTGGACTGTTTGCTACTTCTACGGCTCAAATTCATGATGCACCCGCTGTTGGAGGAGCTGTTCAGGGTGTTCCGTCAATAGAAAAAATAACTTTTCATCTTTTGAG AATGGAAGATGGAGAGATCCTGGATAAGAAGGTCTTCAGTAATGACTTTGTCAATTTGACTCATAATATGGGTGTCTTCTTGTATGATGATCTATTGGCAATTGTATCACTTCGCTATCAAATTATACACATTCTTCAGATTAGGGACTCTGGGAACCTTGTTCATGTGCGTGCTATTGGGGAGTTCTGCCGTGAAGATGACGAACTTTTTCTAAATTCAAATGCTCAG GGCATGGCATTGTCTAACAGAAATAAACAGCACCAAGTACCAGAGAACCATGTAGAAAATCACATACATCAAGGGCAGCCTAATATGGGGAATTCTTTTTTAAGTGGTATAAAGCAGCGATTGCTTTCATTCATATTCCAGGGATTATGGAATGAAGAAACAGATGATACATTG AGGATCCAAAGACTAAGGAACAAGTTTTACTTCCATTTTCAAGATTACGTTGATTTAATTATCTGGAAG GTGCAGTTTTTGGACCGACACCACTTGCTGATCAAGTTTGGCAGTGTGGATGGAGGG CCTCAGGTGTCAAGAAATGCTGATCACCACCCAGCTTTTGTTGCTGTATACAACATGGATACAACTGAAATTGTATCTTTTTATCAG AATTCAGCAGACGAGCTTTATCTGTTGTTTGAGAAGTTTTGTGATCACTTTCATGTAACCTCAAGGAATTTAATGTATATGAATTTCATATCTTCTCATTCAAATAATATCCATGCACTGGAACAGCTACGGAGCATAAAGGATAAAGCAAGCAACTCTTCACAG TTTGTGAAGAAGATGCTCGCCTCTTTGCCTTTTAGCTGTCAATCACAGAGTCCTTCTCCTTATTTCGACCAATCTCTTTTCCGGTTTGATGATAAG CTAATTTCTGCAACTGATCGGCATAGGCAGTCAACTGACCATCCAATCAAGTTCATTTTAAGGAATTCTCCACACACACTCAAATTTAAGATTAAACCAG GTCCTGAAGCTGGTAGTATGGATGGTCGTGCAAAAAAGATCTCTTCGTTtctttttcatccatttttgccCTTTGCTCTCTCTATTCAGCAGACTATGTTCTTGCAGCCTTCGGTTGTAAATATTCACTTTCGAAGATGA
- the LOC131652516 gene encoding light-mediated development protein DET1 isoform X2 → MYYRSSNIASRIFDRQICTPAPGTNVHHVRRFYENLVPSYTVYEVEFPDHSFRKITDDGQYLISFSRNHQELIVYRPRWLSFSCTDEDCDKHDLPAKARRFDSFFTQLYCVPLVSCNELICKDFFLYMESNKFGLFATSTAQIHDAPAVGGAVQGVPSIEKITFHLLRMEDGEILDKKVFSNDFVNLTHNMGVFLYDDLLAIVSLRYQIIHILQIRDSGNLVHVRAIGEFCREDDELFLNSNAQGMALSNRNKQHQVPENHVENHIHQGQPNMGNSFLSGIKQRLLSFIFQGLWNEETDDTLRIQRLRNKFYFHFQDYVDLIIWKVQFLDRHHLLIKFGSVDGGVSRNADHHPAFVAVYNMDTTEIVSFYQNSADELYLLFEKFCDHFHVTSRNLMYMNFISSHSNNIHALEQLRSIKDKASNSSQFVKKMLASLPFSCQSQSPSPYFDQSLFRFDDKLISATDRHRQSTDHPIKFILRNSPHTLKFKIKPGPEAGSMDGRAKKISSFLFHPFLPFALSIQQTMFLQPSVVNIHFRR, encoded by the exons ATGTACTACAGAAGCAGCAATATTGCGTCTAGGATTTTCGATAGACAAATTTGCACTCCTGCTCCTGGCACTAAT GTTCATCATGTCCGGCGATTCTATGAAAATTTGGTGCCTAGTTACACAGTATATGAGGTTGAGTTCCCTGACCATTCATTTCGTAAAATCACAGATGATGGTCAGTACCTTATAAGTTTCAGCAGAAATCATCAGGAGTTGATTGTTTATAGACCTAGATGGCTTTCTTTTTCATGCACTGACGAAgattgtgataaacatgatttgcCGGCAAAAGCGAGGAGATTTGACAGTTTTTTCACCCAATTATATTGTGTACCACTTGTTTCTTGTAATGAACTTATCTGTAAAGATTTCTTTCTTTACATGGAGAGTAATAAATTTGGACTGTTTGCTACTTCTACGGCTCAAATTCATGATGCACCCGCTGTTGGAGGAGCTGTTCAGGGTGTTCCGTCAATAGAAAAAATAACTTTTCATCTTTTGAG AATGGAAGATGGAGAGATCCTGGATAAGAAGGTCTTCAGTAATGACTTTGTCAATTTGACTCATAATATGGGTGTCTTCTTGTATGATGATCTATTGGCAATTGTATCACTTCGCTATCAAATTATACACATTCTTCAGATTAGGGACTCTGGGAACCTTGTTCATGTGCGTGCTATTGGGGAGTTCTGCCGTGAAGATGACGAACTTTTTCTAAATTCAAATGCTCAG GGCATGGCATTGTCTAACAGAAATAAACAGCACCAAGTACCAGAGAACCATGTAGAAAATCACATACATCAAGGGCAGCCTAATATGGGGAATTCTTTTTTAAGTGGTATAAAGCAGCGATTGCTTTCATTCATATTCCAGGGATTATGGAATGAAGAAACAGATGATACATTG AGGATCCAAAGACTAAGGAACAAGTTTTACTTCCATTTTCAAGATTACGTTGATTTAATTATCTGGAAG GTGCAGTTTTTGGACCGACACCACTTGCTGATCAAGTTTGGCAGTGTGGATGGAGGG GTGTCAAGAAATGCTGATCACCACCCAGCTTTTGTTGCTGTATACAACATGGATACAACTGAAATTGTATCTTTTTATCAG AATTCAGCAGACGAGCTTTATCTGTTGTTTGAGAAGTTTTGTGATCACTTTCATGTAACCTCAAGGAATTTAATGTATATGAATTTCATATCTTCTCATTCAAATAATATCCATGCACTGGAACAGCTACGGAGCATAAAGGATAAAGCAAGCAACTCTTCACAG TTTGTGAAGAAGATGCTCGCCTCTTTGCCTTTTAGCTGTCAATCACAGAGTCCTTCTCCTTATTTCGACCAATCTCTTTTCCGGTTTGATGATAAG CTAATTTCTGCAACTGATCGGCATAGGCAGTCAACTGACCATCCAATCAAGTTCATTTTAAGGAATTCTCCACACACACTCAAATTTAAGATTAAACCAG GTCCTGAAGCTGGTAGTATGGATGGTCGTGCAAAAAAGATCTCTTCGTTtctttttcatccatttttgccCTTTGCTCTCTCTATTCAGCAGACTATGTTCTTGCAGCCTTCGGTTGTAAATATTCACTTTCGAAGATGA